GATAAGTATCAAGGGGGATGTTATGAAAACTTTAATTATCTACACTTACCCTAATCACAACAGTTTAAATCATTCATTCTTACAAAAAATCATCAAAGGTTGCAACGAAAATCCGATTATCCAAGAAGTAAAAGTGTTAGATTTATATGCAGAGAATTTTAATCCGATTTTAGAATTTAATGAACAAAAGCGTAGAAGGGATATGTACCTAGATCCTGACTTGGAGATGTATAGGCGGCAAATTACTTGGGCTGACAAGTTGATTTTTATCTATCCTATATGGTGGGGACGGCCCCCTGCTATGCTTTTAGGATATATTGATCGATTATTTGCCTCCAACTTTGCTTACCGAGATAAAAAAGGACTTTTACCTGATGGTCTTTTGAAAGGAAAGTCTGTAGTATGTGTATCAACTATGAAAGGCCCCACAAAATATCCACTTATTTGGTTGAATAATGCCCATAAAATTCTAATGAAAAAAGCTGTCTTTGGTTTTGTAGGAATTAAAAATGTAAAATTTTTTGAATTTGGGAATATGGAAAGTAAAAAAGGACACCAAACACGAAAATTAGCAAAAGTATATCGTTATTTTAAAACTATAAAAGATTAATGAAAAAGAAATCAGGCCTCAAACAAAATAGAAAGATTCACTCATGCTTAGATTGTTAAAATAGTTCAAGGTTAATTGGAACAGAGCCTAGCTACACCTTGAATACTTTCGCTGTTCCATGTGATCATCATTTTCATCTATAGGTGAAACAATTGTTTACCATAAAATAAAAAGGAGAATGGGATGAAACCGTTTCTAATCATTAGTCAAACCTTATATGCGATTTGTATCGTTCCTTGGATTGTCATTTTCGGCATGTCGTTTTTGAGTTTCGATGCAGGTTTTAACTTTTACAACATTGCATTTGTCTCAGTGATTGGACTGTATCCGATTGCGGTAGTTGTTTGTTCTATTATTAGTTGGATTTTACGATTACGTAAAAAGCATATTGCTATAATGATTAACTTAATACCTATGCTTTGGATTTTATTTATCGGCTTTATAGTTTTAGTATATTAGTATATTTCAAAGCTGATTGCTACCTAACTTTAACAGGTCACTCATTCATTGAGTGGCTTTTTTTATTTCTAAATGATTAATAAAAATTCTATACTTACCATTTCTTTTACAATTCCATTCTTTTATGTCTAATTTTTCTCTATAAACGATACTATTTAAATTTATTTTATAATTTTCGGAAAATATTGATTGTTTTTTAGTTTCTAAAAGTTTATTATATTTACAATCCTAATAGGATAACTAAGAATTATATAGGGGGATTAGTTATGAAAAAATTTTTTACTGCTATTATTTTACTAGTTGTATTAGCTTCATTATCGGCTTGTGGTAAAAGTGCT
This window of the Rummeliibacillus pycnus genome carries:
- a CDS encoding NAD(P)H-dependent oxidoreductase, translating into MKTLIIYTYPNHNSLNHSFLQKIIKGCNENPIIQEVKVLDLYAENFNPILEFNEQKRRRDMYLDPDLEMYRRQITWADKLIFIYPIWWGRPPAMLLGYIDRLFASNFAYRDKKGLLPDGLLKGKSVVCVSTMKGPTKYPLIWLNNAHKILMKKAVFGFVGIKNVKFFEFGNMESKKGHQTRKLAKVYRYFKTIKD